A genomic region of Miscanthus floridulus cultivar M001 chromosome 3, ASM1932011v1, whole genome shotgun sequence contains the following coding sequences:
- the LOC136545789 gene encoding homeobox-leucine zipper protein ROC6-like has product MEEGQQQVNAYTDEDTDYTDNEDYNDEDYTLEPETASKRQKRHTPEQIRELRAAYQQNDHPDEPTRCSLGAKIGLEGKQVQYWFQNQRSQMQAKAVVQKSKAAQRETAALTAENMSLRKAILTNSCFTCGGAMVPAELPAENRRLLMENMRLRVECIHATALLNQILRSAPPAERRPPAVVACRPVLSVGEGASKADRAARLRRHAEAAMDQFLLLATKGEPLWLPTPDGEELSYLGCQKKATLPVHHGFCPDGFIMEATRKTGMVRAFVADLIVMLTDAKRWSEMFPGIVAGVTANGAISGGVLGSRIQLMNAELWVQSPRLLNRSINFLRYNKRVAEGQWAVMDVSVDGILGPLGSRTADAAAVANNTGCRLLPSGCLIEDMGNGYCKITWVVHAEYDETAVPTMFRPLLRSGKALGAHRWLASLQRQCEYLAVLHSIQVPRGDNDNTAAISSMGKRGILELAQRMMTVFYSAVSGPVTQPSSNLYEWPASAGTGARRTDAAVRMVTWKKAGSVADLVLSSSTTVWLPNTPPQLVFQYLCDGQSRGEWDVFANGEAVTELYSVATGHLHGNAVSVQYSNVMTDGTDSKKVLILQQACTDASCSMVVYAPLEEDFMRAVMDGGDHASVFLMPSGFAILPDGHGRARHAPSSSSAPVGRDNTAGSLLTMACQALLPGSSPSDNHAADGAFDDVGKLLCHALKKIKAAVKANIVIPA; this is encoded by the exons ATGGAGGAAGGGCAGCAGCAGGTCAATGCTTATACTGATGAGGACACTGATTACACTGATAATGAAGACTACAACGACGAGGACTACACTCTAGAGCCCGAGACGGCGTCCAAACGCCAGAAGCGCCACACTCCGGAGCAGATCCGAGAACTCAGAGC TGCATACCAACAGAATGACCACCCAGACGAGCCGACACGGTGCTCGCTCGGCGCAAAGATCGGCTTGGAGGGCAAGCAAGTGCAGTACTGGTTCCAAAACCAGCGTTCCCAGATGCAG GCAAAGGCTGTGGTGCAGAAGAGCAAGGCGGCTCAGCGGGAGACTGCTGCACTGACGGCCGAGAACATGTCGCTTCGCAAGGCCATACTGACCAACTCCTGCTTCACATGCGGCGGCGCAATGGTGCCCGCCGAGCTGCCGGCCGAGAACCGGCGCTTGCTGATGGAGAACATGAGGCTCAGGGTCGAGTGCATACACGCCACCGCCCTGCTCAACCAGATCTTGCGCTCGGCACCCCCAGCCGAGCGGCGCCCACCAGCAGTCGTCGCCTGCCGCCCTGTGCTGTCCGTCGGCGAAGGGGCCAGCAAGGCCGACCGCGCTGCTCGTCTCCGCAGGCACGCGGAGGCTGCCATGGACCAGTTCCTACTGCTCGCGACCAAGGGGGAGCCGCTGTGGCTGCCCACCCCCGACGGGGAGGAGCTCAGCTACCTGGGGTGCCAAAAGAAAGCGACACTCCCGGTGCACCATGGGTTCTGCCCGGACGGATTCATCATGGAGGCCACCAGGAAGACTGGCATGGTCAGAGCCTTTGTCGCCGACCTCATCGTCATGCTTACAGACGCG AAGCGCTGGTCTGAGATGTTCCCCGGCATCGTGGCTGGTGTGACCGCCAATGGTGCCATCTCCGGTGGCGTCTTGGGTTCACGTATTCAGCTG ATGAACGCAGAGCTGTGGGTGCAGTCGCCACGTCTGCTCAACCGCAGCATCAACTTTCTGAGGTATAACAAGCGGGTGGCCGAGGGGCAGTGGGCTGTGATGGACGTGTCCGTCGACGGCATCCTTGGACCGCTAGGCAGCCGCACCGCTGATGCTGCCGCTGTTGCAAACAACACAGGCTGCAGGCTGCTGCCGTCCGGCTGCCTCATTGAGGACATGGGCAATGGCTACTGCAAG ATCACATGGGTTGTCCACGCGGAGTACGACGAGACCGCAGTGCCAACAATGTTCAGGCCACTGCTCCGCTCTGGGAAGGCTCTCGGCGCGCATCGCTGGCTCGCGTCGCTGCAGAGGCAGTGTGAATACCTCGCTGTTCTGCACTCCATCCAGGTCCCGAGAGGCGACAACGACAACACAG CTGCCATTTCGTCAATGGGGAAGAGGGGGATCCTGGAGCTGGCACAGAGGATGATGACGGTTTTCTACTCGGCTGTCTCTGGTCCCGTCACTCAGCCGTCCAGCAACCTCTACGAGTGGCCTGCTAGCGCTGGCACAGGCGCCAGAAGGACTGACGCAGCTGTGCGCATGGTGACCTGGAAGAAAGCCGGCAGCGTGGCTGACCTGGTTCTGAGCTCCAGCACCACGGTGTGGCTGCCGAACACGCCGCCGCAGCTTGTGTTCCAGTACCTCTGCGATGGCCAGAGCCGCGGCGAGTGGGACGTCTTCGCCAATGGCGAGGCGGTGACTGAGCTCTACTCTGTGGCCACGGGCCATCTCCATGGCAATGCTGTCTCCGTGCAATACTCCAAT GTGATGACCGATGGAACCGACAGCAAGAAGGTGCTGATCTTGCAACAGGCGTGCACCGACGCGTCATGCTCCATGGTGGTCTACGCTCCCCTCGAAGAGGATTTCATGCGTGCGGTCATGGACGGTGGCGACCACGCCTCTGTCTTCCTCATGCCGTCTGGGTTCGCCATCCTTCCGGACGGCCATGGCAGGGCTCGCCATGCTCCGAGCTCCTCCAGCGCTCCCGTCGGCCGCGACAACACTGCTGGGTCCCTGCTCACTATGGCATGTCAGGCGCTGCTGCCCGGCTCATCCCCGTCTGACAACCATGCCGCTGATGGGGCCTTCGACGACGTTGGCAAGCTGCTCTGTCATGCATTGAAGAAGATCAAGGCTGCCGTCAAGGCCAACATCGTCATCCCAGCTTGA